AGGCTTTAACTTCTAATGCAACCCCTGGTAAACAGAAGGCACCATTAATTATGCCTGCGACAGGTTGGGTATTTAATAACGGCGAAGTCACGTTGATATCTCATACCCCGAAATCTTCTGCTGCTTGGGTGAATTCCTCTAACTGTGCTGCTAAAAGCCAATGACAGTAAGTAGTCAGGGCTAAAGTCTAATAAAAAATCACAATCCTCGCCATTTGCCCTAGGGATGAGTAGAATGTTGGATACTTTTTATCCAAAAAATTACTTAGTTTATAGATTAAGTTCGTATAAATAAGCCAAGGTAAGACTTCCGTCACAATACTGAGATGATTCGAGCTAATCGGCAAAAGTTATGGCACTTGAGATTGGTAATTATATTAGCAATGACTACCGCATTGACAAATTCTGCACGCGCTCAAATTGTTCCAGATGGCACATTAGGAGCAGAAAGTACAATACTCACACCAAATACTAACGTTCAGGGATTACCTGCAAGCTTAATTGAAGGCGGTGCTACCAGAGGTGTCAATTTATTCCAGAGTTTTTTACAATTCAACGTTGGTGATGGACAAAGAGTTTACTTTGCTAATCCCGCAGGTATTGAAAACATCTTCACTCGCGTCACAGGTAGCGACCCCTCCAAGATTTTCGGGACTTTAGGTGTGGATGGGAGGGCAAATCTGTTCTTCCTCAATCCCAATGGTATTATTTTCGGTTCCAATGCCCGCTTAGATGTTGCAGGTTCGTTTCTGGCGACGACAGCCAATAGCTTTGTCTTTGACAATGGCTTGAAGTTTAGCGCTACAAATCCTGAAACAGCCCCATTACTCACAGTCAGTTTGCGTCCGGGGTTGCAGTTTGGCGCAAGTCAGTCGGGAAGTATTAGCAATACCGGAGATTTAAACGTTGGACAAGATTTGACTCTGGTAGGTAGCAATCTCGATTTACAAGGTAATTTACAGGCGGGTAGAGATGTAACTCTTGAATCTCCTGGTGATATTTATTTAAATAATATAAAAGTTTCTACTAATTCTAATAATAATGACTTTAGCCGCATCAGCATCAACTCTACTGGTGGTTCTGTCTACTTAAATGGCTCTAATTTAAATATTAGTAATATTAGCTCCAGCTATGCAGGAGATATCACTATTAATGCACGTCAAGAAATCCGAATTGAGAATGCAAGCAAAATCTCTAGTGCCGGAAATCTTGGCGAAATATTTATTGGAACATCAGAATATGCAGATTTCTATCCTTCAAAAGTCACTATTGCCAACTCTCAAATAAACAATAGTAATTTTATGGATGGTAATGATGTTGGCAATATAGTAGTTAAATCTCTGGGCGATTTATTGATAACTAACAGTAGTCTGGAAACTACAACTTACAGTTCAGGAAAGGGAGGAAACATTAATATTGAGGCTAGTTCCGTGTCTCTGAAAAATCAAAGTTCTCTATTAGCTAATACTCAAGGAACAGGAAAAGCAGGCAGTGTAACTGTTAACACAACTGGCGGTGCAGTTTCGCTTTCCGATAGTAGTATAAACACCGGTACTAATCAAATTAGCGTAGCTCTGCAAGATTTATCTAATCAAGAAGGTGCGGGTGGCGGTGATATTAATATTACAGCTGATTCGTTATTTTTAACAAACAACTCTATTTTAAATGCAAGTAGCTTGGGTTCAGGAGATAGCGGCAATGTCTCTATTACCGCAGCCAAAACAGTATCTTTTACAGACAATTCTATTTTAAATGCAAGAACTTATCTGCAAGGAAATGCAGGTAATGTCAATATCAAAGCTCAAGAACTTGCTTTTCATAATCAATCGCTAATCCAAGCCACAAGTTTTGGCAGTGGTAACGCAGGTAATTTGAATATAATTACTCAATCCTTATCTTTGAGTGACATATCAAGAATTGACGCTCAAACTTTTGGTAGTGGTCATGCAGGTAATATCAATATCAAAACGCAGTCTCTTTCCCTAACAGAGGGAGCGAGAATTAATGCTGAAACTTTTGGTAGTGGTAAAGGTGGCAATATTACTATTAATCCTCTCAAAGATGAAGACCAAGCAACTGCTTCTGTTACTATCTCAGGTTCAGCACCTTTAATTCAAGTTTCCAGTGGATTCTCAGTGAATACTGAAAGCGAACAACCTGATGCTGGGACTGGTGGCAATATCTTGATTAAAACTGGAAATCTAACTATTAGTGATGGTGGTGTTTTAAGCGCTCCTTCTAAAAGTAGCGGTAACGGTGGAAATATCAATATCAATGTCAATAATCTTGAGCTTACATCTGGGGGACAAATTATTACTAATGCTTATAGAAGTGGACAAGCAGGTAGTATCAAAATTAATGCAACCGATCGGATTACCATTACCGGACAAAATTATGAATACGAGCAAAGGTTTAATAAACTGAAAAGCCAACTGGATATCCTGAAACCTATCTACGATGCTTTTCTAGTTACAAACAACCAAGAAACTAGACAAATACTCGACCCAATTACTAACTTGATTAATCACTTGAGTGCATTACTGAAAAGTCCTAGTTCCAATCAACTACTTGACGAACTGAAACAACGACTCGAACAATTTAAAAATAGCTATGATTTTATTCTAATTGCAAATAATCCACAAATTAGCTACATACTCGAACCAATTAAGAACTTAATTAATAACGTGAATGGGCTGGATCAAATTATAATTGCTGCGCAAGACCCTACTTACGCTCAACAACTCAATGAACTTAAAGCTCAACTCGATCGCCTAAGTAATAGCTACAATTTTGTTTTACCGCAAAATGATGCGGAAATTAGACGCATCCTCGGCCCGATTAATCAATATAGCGGACTGTTCGCCAACACCGAAGCAAATTCTACAGGTAATGGCGGTACGATTGATGTTGCATCAGGGCAAGCCACAATTAAAGATAGTGCCAGAATCTCTGTAGATAGCCAAGGAACAGGTATAGCTGGAAGTATCAGCATTACATCCAATCGTTTGACTCTGGACAATCAAGCAAAGATTACCGCCGACACCAATAGCGGTCAAGGTGGTAGCATCGCACTCAACTTGCAAGATTTATTGCTGTTTCGGCGCAAAAGTGTCGTTTCCACCACCGCAGGTAGACAAGGTGCAGGTGGCGATGGCGGTGCGATCGCAATTAACCTAGATACTAATCGCGGTTTTATTGTCTCCCCATCTGTGGAAAATAACGATATCTCTGCAAATGCGTTCTCAGGTAGCGGCGGAACTATCGAAATCAACGCCAAAGGCGTAATTGGGTTAGCAACGCTGACTAGACAAGAACTTGAGCAGAAATTAGGCACCACCGACCCGGAAAAACTCGACCCACAATTTCTCTCAACCAACGATATTACAG
The genomic region above belongs to Calothrix sp. NIES-2098 and contains:
- a CDS encoding filamentous hemagglutinin-like protein, with the translated sequence MIRANRQKLWHLRLVIILAMTTALTNSARAQIVPDGTLGAESTILTPNTNVQGLPASLIEGGATRGVNLFQSFLQFNVGDGQRVYFANPAGIENIFTRVTGSDPSKIFGTLGVDGRANLFFLNPNGIIFGSNARLDVAGSFLATTANSFVFDNGLKFSATNPETAPLLTVSLRPGLQFGASQSGSISNTGDLNVGQDLTLVGSNLDLQGNLQAGRDVTLESPGDIYLNNIKVSTNSNNNDFSRISINSTGGSVYLNGSNLNISNISSSYAGDITINARQEIRIENASKISSAGNLGEIFIGTSEYADFYPSKVTIANSQINNSNFMDGNDVGNIVVKSLGDLLITNSSLETTTYSSGKGGNINIEASSVSLKNQSSLLANTQGTGKAGSVTVNTTGGAVSLSDSSINTGTNQISVALQDLSNQEGAGGGDINITADSLFLTNNSILNASSLGSGDSGNVSITAAKTVSFTDNSILNARTYLQGNAGNVNIKAQELAFHNQSLIQATSFGSGNAGNLNIITQSLSLSDISRIDAQTFGSGHAGNINIKTQSLSLTEGARINAETFGSGKGGNITINPLKDEDQATASVTISGSAPLIQVSSGFSVNTESEQPDAGTGGNILIKTGNLTISDGGVLSAPSKSSGNGGNININVNNLELTSGGQIITNAYRSGQAGSIKINATDRITITGQNYEYEQRFNKLKSQLDILKPIYDAFLVTNNQETRQILDPITNLINHLSALLKSPSSNQLLDELKQRLEQFKNSYDFILIANNPQISYILEPIKNLINNVNGLDQIIIAAQDPTYAQQLNELKAQLDRLSNSYNFVLPQNDAEIRRILGPINQYSGLFANTEANSTGNGGTIDVASGQATIKDSARISVDSQGTGIAGSISITSNRLTLDNQAKITADTNSGQGGSIALNLQDLLLFRRKSVVSTTAGRQGAGGDGGAIAINLDTNRGFIVSPSVENNDISANAFSGSGGTIEINAKGVIGLATLTRQELEQKLGTTDPEKLDPQFLSTNDITAISQTNPQLNGIVSISSPEIDPSKGIVSLPINATDPSQQIAQSCSAVNEKVASAFVDAGRGGLPPKPDEFLSSDTVWEDIRIRASNTQQTALTSTVTPIERKTALIMPATGWVFNNGEVTLISHTPKSSAAWVNSSNCVAGNN